One segment of Ureibacillus thermophilus DNA contains the following:
- a CDS encoding YitT family protein, with translation MYYIQKGLAILIGSILLSIGINLFLAPYEILDGGIIGLSLILHYLFDLKIGLMVIMLSLPIFVMAWFKYRPYFYNSIHGLLVSSVIIDLLKPLRFLLDIGATYAAIIGGTFVGLGIGIMLRFNTSTGGTDLLAQFISDKTNINVGVIIFIIDSIIVLIGGILLSASTLLLSIVAITSVGIATSAVARKG, from the coding sequence ATGTACTATATACAGAAAGGACTAGCCATACTGATCGGCAGCATTTTATTATCAATCGGCATCAATCTTTTTCTGGCTCCTTATGAAATTTTAGACGGCGGCATTATCGGGCTTTCCCTCATTTTGCATTATTTGTTCGATTTAAAAATTGGATTAATGGTGATTATGTTGAGCTTGCCAATCTTTGTGATGGCATGGTTTAAATATAGACCATATTTTTACAACAGCATTCACGGATTGCTTGTATCTTCCGTCATTATTGATCTGTTGAAACCCCTTCGTTTTCTTTTGGATATTGGGGCCACTTACGCAGCCATTATTGGAGGAACCTTCGTCGGACTTGGCATTGGCATTATGCTAAGATTTAATACAAGCACCGGAGGAACGGATTTACTTGCCCAATTCATCAGCGACAAAACAAATATTAATGTTGGAGTGATTATTTTCATCATCGACTCCATCATCGTCCTCATTGGAGGAATTTTGCTCTCTGCCAGCACACTCCTATTGTCCATCGTCGCCATTACCTCCGTTGGTATTGCGACAAGCGCAGTTGCCAGAAAGGGATGA
- a CDS encoding DegV family protein — MIKITADSTCDLSPEIIKQFDISLIPLHVLIDDEDFRDGIDIEPKDIFRYVGQEGKSCKTAAVNTFEYENFFKEFSPKYDAVIHISLGSGFSSCYQNAKIASEQFDNVYVVDSQNLSTGSGHIVYEAALLAQGGVQAEEIVKHLEELVPKVDASFVINTMEYLRKGGRCSGVEAFGATLLRIKPSIEVVGGKMIVGKKYRGNFDRCIVNYVKDRLENNDDIDYSRVFITHSYCSPETVQKVREAVETYAKFDEIIETTAGCTISTHCGPNTLGILYKRKSKK, encoded by the coding sequence ATGATAAAAATTACAGCTGATAGTACTTGTGATTTATCTCCTGAAATTATTAAGCAATTTGATATTTCACTAATACCTTTGCATGTTTTGATTGATGATGAAGATTTTCGCGATGGAATTGATATTGAACCGAAAGATATATTCCGTTATGTTGGCCAAGAAGGAAAATCATGCAAAACGGCTGCAGTGAATACTTTTGAATATGAAAATTTTTTCAAGGAATTTTCGCCAAAATATGATGCTGTGATACATATTAGCTTAGGTTCCGGTTTCTCATCTTGCTACCAAAATGCGAAAATAGCTTCTGAACAGTTTGACAATGTGTATGTTGTCGATTCGCAAAATCTTTCTACTGGAAGCGGTCATATTGTTTATGAAGCGGCTTTATTAGCACAAGGGGGAGTTCAAGCAGAAGAGATTGTGAAACATTTAGAAGAGTTGGTTCCTAAAGTGGATGCCAGCTTCGTTATTAATACAATGGAATACTTAAGAAAAGGCGGACGTTGTTCAGGTGTTGAAGCGTTCGGCGCCACTTTGTTAAGAATTAAACCTTCCATCGAAGTGGTCGGCGGAAAAATGATTGTCGGCAAAAAATATCGAGGAAATTTTGATCGCTGCATTGTGAATTATGTAAAGGATCGTCTTGAAAATAACGATGATATCGATTATTCAAGGGTATTTATCACCCATTCCTACTGCTCGCCGGAAACGGTCCAAAAAGTAAGGGAAGCAGTTGAAACATATGCCAAGTTCGATGAAATAATTGAAACAACTGCCGGCTGCACCATCTCCACTCACTGCGGACCCAATACATTAGGTATTTTATATAAAAGAAAAAGCAAAAAATAG
- a CDS encoding LLM class flavin-dependent oxidoreductase, with amino-acid sequence MEIGLTTFVETTPDVRTGKVISHAERLREVVEEIELADEVGLDVYGVGEHHRKDYACSAPAVVLAAAATKTKRIKLTSAVTVLSSDDPVRVYQQFATLDAISEGRAEIMAGRGSFIESFPLFGYDLKDYDELFEEKLELLLQIQKNEIIHWNGKHRPSINGRGVYPRPEHEIPIWIASGGTPQSAVRAGTLGLPLCLAIIGGSPLQFEPIVKLYYRAAKKAGHDFSKLKVATHSHGFVAETTEEAVEKFFPPTQYAMNVLGRERGWGPYTQATFDYARSLEGALYCGDVKTVAEKIIFLRKNVGVTRFMLHCPVGSMAHEDVMRCIELLGKEVAPIVREEVAKWEAEGNGQIEF; translated from the coding sequence ATGGAAATAGGATTAACAACTTTTGTTGAAACTACGCCGGATGTGAGAACAGGAAAAGTGATCAGCCATGCAGAGCGGCTTCGGGAAGTGGTGGAGGAAATTGAACTGGCTGATGAAGTAGGTTTGGATGTTTATGGAGTTGGGGAGCACCACCGAAAAGACTATGCCTGTTCAGCTCCGGCAGTTGTCCTTGCAGCAGCGGCAACGAAAACAAAACGAATCAAGCTGACAAGTGCTGTAACGGTGCTTTCGTCTGATGATCCGGTTCGGGTGTACCAACAATTTGCAACGCTCGATGCGATTTCAGAGGGACGAGCAGAAATTATGGCAGGGCGCGGTTCTTTTATTGAATCCTTCCCGTTATTTGGATATGACTTAAAGGATTATGATGAATTATTTGAAGAGAAGTTGGAATTATTGCTGCAAATTCAAAAAAACGAAATTATTCATTGGAACGGGAAACATCGTCCTAGCATTAATGGACGCGGTGTATATCCAAGACCAGAACATGAGATTCCAATTTGGATTGCAAGCGGCGGAACTCCGCAGTCGGCAGTTCGGGCAGGAACGCTAGGATTGCCTTTATGTTTAGCGATTATCGGAGGCAGTCCATTGCAATTTGAACCTATAGTAAAGCTGTATTATCGGGCGGCGAAAAAGGCGGGGCATGATTTTTCAAAATTAAAAGTGGCCACCCATTCCCACGGTTTTGTTGCTGAAACAACAGAAGAGGCCGTTGAAAAGTTTTTCCCTCCAACTCAATATGCCATGAATGTTTTAGGCAGAGAGCGAGGATGGGGTCCATATACGCAGGCGACTTTTGATTATGCAAGAAGCTTGGAAGGCGCGTTGTATTGCGGCGATGTCAAAACGGTTGCTGAAAAAATCATATTCTTGCGCAAAAATGTAGGTGTTACCCGATTTATGCTTCACTGTCCTGTCGGTTCCATGGCTCATGAGGATGTGATGAGATGCATCGAATTGTTGGGAAAAGAAGTTGCGCCGATTGTCAGGGAAGAAGTTGCGAAGTGGGAAGCGGAAGGAAATGGACAAATCGAGTTTTAA
- a CDS encoding DMT family transporter has protein sequence MGKYIGEIMLFTTAIIWGSGFAFSAISLNYFTPYQILAVRFTIGVFILSLIFYQRLKNMKKSTIKRGFILGLLLYMAFLLQTVGLQYTTPSKNAFITAINVVIVPFIAFFMDKRKIDRFELSGAFLAIIGIAFLSLELSISEINLGDLLTLGCAFGFAYQIYYTAKYVKDEDPILLTVAQMGAAALFSWLFLFFKGEVEFALEWKGTLSVLYLGLFSTTLAYCFQTMAQKYTNETKTAIILSTEALWGMVFSIIILSEVLTGRMIVGAFLILTAIILAETKLDFLKGKSVKNIREIK, from the coding sequence ATGGGGAAATATATAGGGGAAATTATGCTGTTTACAACAGCGATTATTTGGGGAAGCGGTTTTGCATTCAGCGCCATTTCGTTGAATTATTTTACACCTTATCAAATATTAGCCGTTCGTTTTACCATAGGAGTTTTCATTTTAAGTCTGATCTTTTATCAGCGGTTAAAAAATATGAAGAAATCGACCATCAAACGGGGATTCATTTTAGGCTTGCTATTATATATGGCTTTCCTTTTGCAAACAGTCGGTCTGCAATATACAACGCCATCGAAAAATGCATTTATTACGGCGATTAACGTGGTCATTGTCCCTTTTATCGCCTTTTTTATGGACAAAAGGAAAATTGATAGATTTGAGTTGTCCGGGGCTTTTTTGGCAATTATCGGCATTGCTTTTCTATCGTTGGAATTATCCATTTCCGAAATCAATTTAGGCGATTTATTGACATTAGGATGTGCTTTTGGTTTTGCTTATCAAATTTATTACACAGCCAAATATGTGAAGGATGAAGATCCCATTTTGCTCACAGTTGCGCAAATGGGGGCAGCCGCTCTTTTTAGTTGGCTATTCTTATTTTTCAAAGGGGAAGTGGAGTTTGCCCTTGAATGGAAAGGGACATTATCTGTATTGTATTTAGGGTTATTTTCAACGACCCTTGCCTACTGCTTTCAAACGATGGCGCAAAAATATACGAACGAAACGAAAACTGCGATTATTTTATCGACAGAGGCATTGTGGGGCATGGTTTTCTCCATTATCATTTTAAGCGAAGTATTGACTGGAAGAATGATTGTCGGAGCTTTTTTGATTTTGACGGCTATTATTTTAGCTGAAACAAAACTTGATTTTCTCAAAGGAAAGTCGGTAAAAAATATAAGAGAAATCAAATGA
- the yhbH gene encoding sporulation protein YhbH: MTKDNKRDYIVSREDWSLHRKGYQDQQRHMEKVREAIKNNLPDLISEESIIMSNGREVIKIPIRSLDEYKIRYNYGKSKHVGQGQGNSKIGDIVARDSQGGAQGPGKGKEAGNLPGRDYYEAEVSLEEVQNILFSELELPNLEQKEMSNSITEKIEFNDIRKKGLMGNIDKKRTILSAIKRNALRGKAQISPITEEDLRFKTWNEVVKPESNAVVLAMMDTSGSMGNFEKYCARTFFFWMTRFLRTKYEKVEIEFIAHSTEAKIVTEEEFFTKGESGGTICSSAYLKALELIKQKYSPSRYNIYPVHFSDGENMSSDNENCLKLVGELMEVSQMFGYGEVNALNRYSTLMNTYKKINNPKFRHYVIRQKSDVYETLKSMFRKQEANA; encoded by the coding sequence ATGACAAAAGATAACAAAAGAGATTATATCGTTTCTCGGGAAGATTGGTCTTTGCATCGAAAAGGATATCAAGATCAACAGCGTCATATGGAAAAGGTCAGGGAAGCTATTAAAAACAATTTACCTGATTTAATCAGCGAAGAAAGCATCATTATGTCAAACGGCCGAGAAGTGATAAAAATTCCAATTCGTTCACTGGATGAATATAAAATTCGCTATAACTATGGAAAATCAAAACACGTTGGGCAAGGGCAAGGAAATAGCAAAATCGGCGACATTGTTGCGCGGGATTCGCAAGGAGGAGCCCAAGGTCCAGGAAAAGGGAAAGAAGCAGGGAATCTTCCAGGAAGAGACTACTATGAAGCAGAAGTGAGTTTGGAAGAAGTGCAAAATATTTTATTCAGTGAATTGGAATTGCCAAATTTGGAGCAAAAAGAAATGTCCAATAGCATAACAGAAAAAATTGAATTCAACGATATCCGCAAAAAAGGGCTGATGGGAAATATTGATAAGAAACGTACGATTCTCTCTGCCATTAAACGCAATGCGCTTAGGGGAAAAGCGCAAATTTCCCCGATAACAGAGGAAGATTTGCGGTTTAAAACATGGAATGAAGTCGTAAAGCCGGAATCCAATGCGGTTGTATTGGCCATGATGGATACGAGCGGTTCGATGGGAAATTTTGAAAAATATTGCGCCCGGACATTCTTTTTTTGGATGACCCGTTTCTTGCGAACAAAATACGAAAAAGTGGAAATTGAATTTATTGCCCACAGTACAGAAGCCAAAATTGTAACGGAAGAAGAATTTTTTACAAAGGGTGAAAGCGGGGGAACGATTTGCTCATCAGCCTATTTGAAGGCCCTTGAATTGATTAAACAAAAATATAGTCCAAGTCGCTACAATATTTATCCTGTCCACTTTTCAGACGGCGAAAATATGTCCAGCGACAATGAAAATTGTTTAAAACTAGTGGGCGAGTTGATGGAAGTTTCCCAAATGTTTGGCTACGGGGAAGTGAACGCATTAAATCGTTACTCCACTTTGATGAATACGTATAAAAAAATCAATAACCCGAAATTTCGCCATTATGTGATTCGGCAAAAAAGCGATGTGTATGAGACGTTAAAGAGCATGTTCCGCAAACAGGAAGCCAACGCTTAG
- a CDS encoding PrkA family serine protein kinase produces MEILKKIKEHREEEEKLKWEGTFAEYLEIVKKRSEVAQSAHARVYNMIKSAGIEEKNGQKIYKFFNNEIFGLESTIERLVEEYFHPAAKRLDVRKRILLLMGPVSGGKSTIVTLLKRGLEKFTRTDEGAVYAIKGCPMHEDPLHLIPHHLREDFYKEYGIRIEGSLSPLNQLRLEQEYGGRIEDVMVERIFFSEDKRVGIGTFTPSDPKSQDIADLTGSIDFSTIAEYGSESDPRAYRFDGELNKANRGLMEFQEMLKLDEKFLWHLLSLTQEGNFKAGRFALISADELIVAHTNETEYRSFIANKKNEALHSRIIVIPVPYNLKVSEEVKIYEKMIKESDMAHVHIAPHALRVAAIFSVLTRLEVPKKQGIDIVKKMRLYDGETVEGFNSADVEELKKEYPNEGMQGIDPRYVINRISSAIIRKEVPSINALDVLRSLKDGLDQHPSITPEDREKYLNYIAIARKEYDEIAKNEVQKAFVYSYEESAKTLLNNYLDNVEAYCNKQKIKDPLTGEELPPDEKLMRSIEEQIGISENAKKAFREEILIRLSAYARKGKKFDYNSHERLREAIQKKLFADLKDVVKITTSTKTPDEAQLKKINEVIARLIDEYGYNSTSANELLRYVGSLLNR; encoded by the coding sequence ATCGAAATTTTAAAGAAAATCAAAGAGCATAGAGAAGAAGAGGAAAAGCTGAAGTGGGAAGGCACCTTTGCCGAGTATTTGGAAATTGTAAAAAAACGCTCAGAAGTCGCACAATCCGCTCATGCCCGGGTTTACAATATGATAAAAAGCGCAGGAATAGAGGAAAAAAATGGACAAAAGATATATAAATTTTTCAACAATGAAATTTTTGGATTGGAGTCAACAATTGAACGGCTAGTAGAAGAATATTTTCATCCTGCAGCGAAAAGGCTTGATGTACGGAAACGGATTTTGCTCCTTATGGGTCCAGTCAGCGGTGGGAAGTCAACGATTGTTACTTTATTGAAAAGAGGATTGGAAAAATTCACCCGCACCGATGAAGGAGCGGTCTATGCGATTAAAGGCTGTCCGATGCATGAAGATCCTCTGCATTTAATCCCCCACCATTTGCGGGAGGATTTCTACAAAGAATATGGAATACGCATTGAAGGAAGTTTATCGCCATTAAATCAATTACGATTGGAGCAAGAATATGGTGGCCGCATTGAAGATGTAATGGTAGAGCGCATTTTCTTCTCAGAAGATAAGCGCGTTGGAATTGGAACATTCACCCCATCGGATCCAAAATCACAAGACATTGCCGATTTAACAGGAAGCATTGATTTTTCCACAATTGCTGAATATGGTTCCGAATCTGACCCTAGAGCTTATCGATTTGACGGAGAATTAAACAAAGCCAACCGTGGGCTTATGGAATTCCAAGAAATGTTAAAGTTGGATGAAAAATTTTTGTGGCATTTATTATCTTTAACACAAGAAGGAAACTTCAAAGCTGGACGGTTCGCTTTAATTTCAGCAGATGAGCTCATCGTGGCGCACACTAACGAAACCGAATACCGTTCTTTCATTGCCAATAAAAAGAATGAAGCGCTTCATTCAAGAATTATCGTTATTCCTGTTCCTTATAACTTAAAAGTAAGTGAAGAAGTAAAAATCTATGAAAAAATGATTAAGGAAAGCGACATGGCCCACGTGCATATTGCGCCTCATGCTTTAAGAGTGGCGGCTATTTTCTCAGTGTTGACAAGACTCGAAGTGCCGAAAAAGCAAGGCATTGACATCGTGAAAAAGATGCGGCTCTATGATGGAGAAACAGTGGAAGGCTTCAATTCAGCAGATGTCGAGGAATTGAAAAAAGAATATCCAAATGAAGGAATGCAAGGCATTGACCCGCGCTATGTCATCAACCGAATTTCATCGGCGATTATTCGAAAAGAAGTGCCATCCATCAATGCATTGGATGTTTTAAGATCATTAAAAGATGGACTAGATCAGCATCCATCCATTACGCCGGAAGACAGGGAAAAATATTTGAACTATATTGCCATTGCCAGAAAGGAATACGATGAAATCGCCAAAAATGAAGTGCAAAAAGCCTTTGTCTATTCCTATGAGGAATCGGCTAAAACTCTTCTTAACAACTATTTAGATAATGTGGAAGCCTATTGCAATAAGCAAAAAATTAAAGATCCGTTAACGGGTGAAGAACTTCCGCCAGATGAAAAACTCATGCGTTCCATTGAAGAACAAATTGGCATTTCCGAAAATGCGAAAAAAGCATTCCGCGAAGAAATTCTCATTCGTCTTTCCGCTTATGCCCGAAAAGGAAAAAAATTCGACTACAATTCCCATGAACGACTCCGAGAAGCAATTCAAAAGAAATTGTTTGCCGACTTGAAAGATGTAGTCAAAATTACGACATCTACTAAAACGCCGGATGAAGCCCAGTTGAAAAAAATCAATGAAGTGATTGCTAGATTAATTGATGAATACGGCTATAACTCCACTTCAGCGAATGAATTGCTGCGTTATGTTGGAAGTTTATTGAACCGATAA
- a CDS encoding SpoVR family protein, with translation MDKELQKAIDEITEIARGFGLDFYPMRYEICPADIIYTIGAYGMPTRFSHWSFGKQFYKMKLHYDLGLSQIYELVINSDPCYAFLLESNTLTQNKLIVAHVLAHCDFFKNNVRFSNTRRDMVESMTATAERIASYERQYGQYEVEKFLDAVLSIQEHINPSLIRPQLMYDEEDENEEENIVIPTPYDDLWKLDERLEGKKEEKKKTKKKKFPPKPEKDLLLFIEQYSRELEEWQRDILTMMREEMLYFWPQLETKIMNEGWASYWHQRIMRELDLDTAETIEYAKLNAGVLQPSRTSINPYYLGLKIFEDIERRYDNPTEEMKKMGVKPGSGREKIFEVREIESDISFIRNYLTKELVEQEDLYLFEKKGNSYQITTKDFERVRDQLVSMRVNGGFPYIVVEDGDYQRNGELYLKHSYEGMELDPYYLENVLPYVYQLWGRSVHLETIVEGKPVLYSYDGKRNSRRTL, from the coding sequence GTGGATAAAGAGCTTCAGAAAGCAATCGATGAAATTACGGAAATTGCTCGCGGATTCGGGTTAGATTTTTATCCAATGCGCTATGAAATTTGTCCAGCAGATATTATTTATACAATTGGCGCCTATGGGATGCCGACAAGATTTTCCCATTGGAGTTTCGGAAAGCAATTTTACAAAATGAAATTGCATTATGATTTAGGCTTGAGCCAAATATACGAACTTGTCATCAACTCTGATCCTTGCTATGCGTTCTTGTTGGAATCCAACACCTTGACGCAAAACAAATTAATTGTTGCTCATGTGTTAGCCCATTGCGACTTCTTTAAAAATAACGTTCGTTTCTCCAATACAAGAAGAGATATGGTGGAAAGCATGACAGCCACAGCTGAACGCATAGCCAGCTACGAACGGCAGTATGGACAATATGAAGTGGAAAAATTTTTAGATGCGGTGCTGTCCATCCAAGAGCATATTAATCCATCCTTAATTCGACCTCAGTTAATGTATGATGAAGAAGATGAGAATGAAGAGGAAAACATCGTCATTCCGACGCCATATGATGATTTATGGAAGTTGGATGAACGGTTGGAAGGGAAAAAAGAAGAAAAGAAGAAGACGAAAAAGAAAAAATTCCCGCCAAAACCTGAGAAAGATTTGCTGCTTTTCATTGAACAATACAGCAGAGAACTGGAAGAATGGCAACGGGATATTTTGACAATGATGCGGGAAGAAATGCTATACTTTTGGCCGCAGCTTGAGACAAAAATTATGAATGAAGGATGGGCTTCTTACTGGCATCAACGGATTATGAGGGAGCTGGACTTGGATACAGCTGAAACGATCGAATACGCAAAGCTCAATGCCGGGGTGCTCCAGCCCTCAAGAACGTCCATCAATCCATATTATCTAGGACTCAAAATCTTCGAAGATATTGAAAGACGATACGACAATCCGACGGAAGAAATGAAAAAAATGGGGGTTAAACCGGGTTCAGGAAGGGAAAAAATTTTTGAAGTACGCGAAATCGAATCGGATATTTCCTTTATCCGCAACTATTTAACAAAGGAATTAGTAGAACAAGAGGATTTATATTTATTCGAGAAAAAAGGCAATTCGTATCAAATTACAACGAAAGATTTTGAAAGAGTTCGGGATCAGCTTGTGTCGATGCGGGTAAATGGAGGATTTCCATATATCGTGGTCGAAGATGGGGATTATCAAAGAAATGGTGAGCTGTATTTGAAGCATAGCTATGAAGGAATGGAGCTGGACCCTTATTATTTAGAAAATGTATTGCCTTATGTTTACCAGCTTTGGGGGCGTTCAGTCCACTTAGAAACTATTGTAGAAGGGAAGCCTGTTCTCTATTCCTATGATGGAAAGAGAAATTCAAGGAGGACGTTATGA
- a CDS encoding L,D-transpeptidase family protein — protein MIHYVRPGETLAQIARDYRVEYLILLENNPQITNPDLLYIGQPINIPGLPDPSTIPYEIDVSINNRTLSLYNNGVLVKTYPIAVGRMLYETPTGNFVIVNRAPNPGGPFGTMWLTLSKETYGIHGTNDPSSIGYAVSKGCVRMLNEDVEELASIVPNGTAVYIHY, from the coding sequence ATGATTCATTATGTGAGACCCGGGGAAACGCTTGCGCAAATTGCAAGGGATTATCGGGTGGAATATTTGATTTTATTGGAAAACAACCCTCAAATCACAAACCCGGATTTGTTATATATAGGTCAGCCGATTAATATTCCGGGTTTGCCAGACCCAAGTACAATCCCTTATGAAATTGATGTGTCAATCAATAACCGCACTCTATCTTTATATAACAATGGGGTTTTAGTGAAAACTTATCCAATTGCGGTGGGACGGATGTTATATGAAACGCCTACGGGAAATTTTGTTATTGTCAATAGAGCCCCGAATCCAGGTGGCCCTTTTGGTACGATGTGGCTGACGCTTTCCAAAGAGACTTATGGAATACATGGGACAAATGATCCCAGCTCGATTGGTTATGCTGTTTCTAAGGGCTGCGTCCGGATGTTAAATGAGGATGTGGAAGAATTGGCAAGCATCGTGCCAAATGGAACAGCCGTATATATCCATTATTGA
- a CDS encoding restriction endonuclease, whose amino-acid sequence MRQKTFDSKAIEFIMMLIFSFGIVIALFNLLSIELNMYDFKLYFMIFIFMIIFYKPFQKASFCFLFYFIFRMIRLIKSHHIEVNMQEIGNPDELKSLFEKQGYVAIPAQELGINDVDFLLWKGAKKYIVKVYPDVVDIRCVQRVSAKRNSNSADEAIIIANHSFTSAAKKFASLHRIQLLDQDDLMKMMDGERKKFFFQTALSFILHHK is encoded by the coding sequence ATGAGACAAAAAACATTTGACTCTAAAGCCATTGAATTTATAATGATGTTAATATTCAGCTTCGGCATTGTGATTGCCCTTTTCAATTTGCTTTCCATCGAGCTTAACATGTATGACTTCAAATTATATTTTATGATTTTCATCTTCATGATTATTTTTTATAAACCTTTTCAAAAGGCAAGTTTCTGTTTCCTTTTCTACTTCATTTTCCGCATGATTCGCTTAATAAAAAGTCATCATATAGAAGTGAATATGCAGGAAATTGGAAACCCGGATGAATTAAAAAGCCTTTTCGAAAAACAAGGATACGTGGCCATCCCGGCGCAAGAGTTGGGAATCAACGATGTAGACTTCTTATTATGGAAAGGTGCCAAAAAATACATCGTAAAAGTCTATCCGGATGTTGTTGATATTCGATGCGTTCAAAGAGTTTCCGCAAAAAGAAACAGCAATAGTGCCGATGAAGCAATAATCATTGCCAACCATTCCTTTACATCGGCTGCCAAAAAATTTGCCTCATTGCATCGAATTCAGTTATTAGATCAGGATGACCTAATGAAAATGATGGATGGCGAAAGAAAAAAATTCTTTTTTCAAACAGCCTTATCCTTTATTTTGCACCATAAATAA
- a CDS encoding GGDEF domain-containing protein — protein sequence MFQSILSNIAIILLMHLTMTFISDNHKKIPLFFRKVITVSLVSCCTIILFYLPIHLNENFFVDMRFIPLIFLAYLQGWIAIPALLIASAWRFFMGGAGTVPGIVFGMALPTIIALAFHPRSHLKKHYIEKISIVLLCWIVCDFPIIFIVPNGWEIFKNTALFRVTSFIVTAVILYIFIMQDRQRRFLNSQLEKMADEDPLTKLLNKRKFYEVVEEKRHTLKPKHYIAMLDIDHFKKVNDTYGHLFGDKILVEVANILKKYESDQLVTGRFGGEEFIIYLGETNINSATNLLENIRLDIKHTSFPYKEIESVSITISTGVSEFKDDNILEAVYSADQNLYKAKRSGRDCLVGPVQRYINEPSRRNF from the coding sequence TTGTTTCAATCCATTCTATCAAACATTGCAATTATTTTGCTGATGCATTTAACCATGACCTTCATATCTGATAATCATAAAAAAATTCCTCTCTTTTTTCGAAAAGTGATCACCGTCTCATTAGTTTCCTGTTGTACAATTATCCTTTTTTATTTGCCAATCCATTTGAATGAAAACTTTTTTGTGGATATGCGATTTATTCCTCTTATTTTTTTAGCGTATTTGCAGGGATGGATTGCTATCCCAGCACTATTGATAGCTTCCGCCTGGCGATTTTTCATGGGTGGAGCTGGTACGGTTCCAGGCATTGTATTTGGCATGGCACTTCCAACAATCATCGCCCTCGCCTTTCATCCACGCTCTCATTTGAAAAAACACTATATCGAAAAAATTTCAATTGTTCTTTTATGCTGGATTGTTTGTGATTTTCCTATTATTTTCATTGTACCAAATGGATGGGAAATTTTTAAGAATACCGCTTTGTTTCGCGTCACATCCTTTATTGTTACTGCCGTCATTCTATACATTTTTATCATGCAAGACAGGCAGAGAAGATTTTTAAATAGCCAGCTGGAAAAAATGGCAGATGAAGATCCGTTGACGAAGCTTTTAAATAAGAGGAAGTTTTATGAAGTGGTTGAAGAAAAGAGACATACTTTAAAGCCAAAACATTACATCGCAATGCTGGATATTGATCATTTTAAAAAAGTAAACGATACCTATGGCCATTTATTTGGAGATAAAATTTTAGTAGAAGTAGCAAACATTTTAAAAAAATACGAATCCGATCAACTCGTTACCGGGCGCTTTGGAGGAGAAGAATTTATTATTTATCTTGGCGAAACAAACATCAATTCAGCTACAAATCTGTTGGAAAACATTCGATTGGATATTAAACATACTTCCTTTCCTTATAAGGAAATTGAAAGCGTCAGCATTACGATTTCAACTGGTGTCTCTGAATTTAAAGATGACAATATACTCGAAGCTGTTTATTCTGCAGACCAAAACTTATATAAGGCAAAGAGAAGCGGACGGGATTGTCTAGTGGGCCCTGTACAAAGATACATAAATGAACCATCCAGACGAAACTTTTAG
- a CDS encoding flavin reductase family protein codes for MDPKAKRTALRGITYGLYIIGTKDAEGVNGFAGNFLTQTSFEPPLVAIAVKEGTRSQKQIAESGVFSVNILESGQKDMVTAFFKSLQPEGNTLAGYEFYTEETGCPIFKDALSFFECKVMDKIEKGDHYIYVGEVINAGVHREGDPLTMKETGFYYGG; via the coding sequence ATGGATCCAAAGGCAAAAAGAACGGCATTAAGAGGCATCACATATGGGTTGTATATTATCGGAACAAAAGATGCAGAAGGAGTAAATGGATTTGCTGGCAACTTTTTAACACAAACTTCTTTTGAGCCGCCGCTTGTTGCGATTGCAGTAAAGGAAGGCACTCGCTCCCAAAAACAAATTGCTGAAAGCGGCGTATTCAGCGTCAATATTTTAGAAAGCGGGCAAAAAGATATGGTGACTGCCTTCTTTAAATCTTTGCAGCCAGAAGGCAATACATTGGCAGGCTATGAATTCTACACAGAAGAAACAGGCTGCCCGATTTTTAAAGATGCATTAAGTTTCTTTGAATGCAAAGTGATGGACAAGATTGAAAAAGGAGACCACTACATTTATGTTGGCGAAGTAATCAATGCGGGCGTTCATCGAGAAGGAGATCCGCTTACAATGAAAGAAACAGGATTCTATTATGGAGGCTAA